In Drosophila nasuta strain 15112-1781.00 chromosome 2R, ASM2355853v1, whole genome shotgun sequence, a single genomic region encodes these proteins:
- the LOC132785916 gene encoding calponin homology domain-containing protein DDB_G0272472-like isoform X2, translating into MKTENLFKYGAPLYNLKSTRAHSQSKPQSVGNANLTSLLTTGNLQALTQNRGSGYSDRESICSVSSAAGRVKRRSRNFSMKSSKGISKKSKTMDYTNYAYNEAVGRLKVMLADNSYVATPKVVGSASYLRNFNEDSGDNFSDNLSVIERPVFSDISKYLSPSQKSRMSTYRPKKSYTAGYLSASKENLASAPSTFPSNVPVTTMPTDSVQAPVEIFNFIEKQEDYIEQLEKESKYCRNELTNLLGKVKDVINENENLTENARSELAALGSGTAKPLAQQVPITTTSPSSDSDEHLIYAGRKTPSTPRKATLKVQPPRYASAPNIVYEARISELEAELMQANIDLKRVKTENDELKRKIAHTDPLSAVTTLGSVNCDTHRKQLELLQQDKSTLEESVRQLQRMLDDAKSQHHNSASSKRYISDLVQMERSQAELEVRHLRDELDRQHERVRELQHEMARRLADERASAERRYNSQVDQLGGDLSSQWEQVAKLQMDLERQKRYETDLKRDVANRNSQIEELKLELRGNRTTFLADMAQVNAEKQSLEQEITSLRLQLDRAARETKTEAARLNAEINSLRQRLDRGDADLLHSKREVLRLNDEIANLEKELAYGELKNEIRPTKKDLDKRISEMQDKHAETVNELEEMITSQKQLMDKLTNECKTLTGKLEDTTYKHKEEISALQSNLEYLSNRMLTNEEHMSKLDTTAHDYTSLGTGKAAYDYQPSTYGTTIEPIQSTPQLHNNADDDYKPSSSYGYEATTPSSEPTAPVPAAPAASASDILGVASNTNGNTAGGSTAATRKSSISNGNANLLPDSSHSYGLNDNDDENLKDNLGMGEKQQQQQQLQQELEQQHERQREREREERDRELQQLREQREKREREREREQTEQQQQQAQHNRRYSNAAEQQPLQQPQKQQQQQQQPQQQQQQQQLSDASVSNAGSANLAAYNTDYSAYDQQQYDASAYDPSAYAQQPYDAQQYGYDANAAYDYSGADYAQTGYQYDATPEATSAPADPTQPQTQQQGQYQSTERGGSDYRRSSPPTTLPANATSPTSAAAPATAATTAVSGAGASRSQPRSSSGAVGPTAASGALGGSRSTLPQQSAPAAAAKK; encoded by the exons atgaaaactgaaaatttgTTCAAGTACGGCGCCCCTTTGTACAACTTGAAAAGTACTCGCGCTCATTCACAGTCCAAACCGCAGAGTGTTGGCAACGCTAATTTGACATCGCTACTGACAACTGGCAATTTGCAAGCTCTGACGCAAAACCGCGGATCAGGGTACTCCGATAGGGAGAGTATCTGCAGCGTCAGCAGTGCAGCTGGCCGAGTTAAACGTCGGTCCag GAACTTCTCGATGAAGTCCTCGAAGGGCATTAGTAAGAAGTCCAAGACAATGGATTATACCAATTATGCGTATAATGAGGCTGTGGGTCGCCTGAAGGTAATGCTGGCGGATAACTCGTATGTAGCTACGCCCAAAGTTGTTGGCAGTGCCTCCTACCTGCGCAATTTCAATGAGGATTCAGGCGATAACTTCTCGGATAATTTATCg GTTATTGAACGTCCCGTCTTCTCGGACATTTCGAAGTATCTGTCACCCAGCCAGAAGTCGCGGATGAGCACTTATCGTCCGAAGAAGAGCTACACAGCGGGCTATCTCTCCGCTTCGAAGGAGAACCTAGCTAGTGCTCCCTCTACCTTTCCAAGCAACGTGCCAGTGACCACAATGCCCACCGACAGCGTTCAAGCTCCAGTCGaaatctttaattttattgagaAACAAGAGGATTACATAGAGCAATTGGAGAAGGAGTCCAAGTACTGTCGCAACGAATTGACCAATTTACTCGGTAAGGTCAAGGATGTCATTAATGAGAATGAAAACTTAACAGAAAATGCGCGTAGCGAGTTAGCGGCTCTTGGCAGTGGCACAGCAAAACCATTAGCTCAACAAGTACCGATTACCACTACCAGTCCGTCTTCGGATAGCGATGAGCACTTGATTTATGCCGGTCGCAAGACTCCCAGCACCCCGCGAAAGGCTACTTTGAAAGTACAACCTCCACGTTACGCCAGTGCTCCCAACATTGTCTATGAAGCTCGCATTAGTGAATTGGAAGCCGAATTAATGCAGGCTAACATAGATTTGAAGCGCGTTAAAACCGAAAATGATGAGCTTAAAAGAAAGATAGCTCACACGGATCCGCTCAGCGCTGTTACCACATTGGGAAGTGTCAACTGTGACACTCATCGAAAGCAGCTGGAGTTACTGCAACAGGACAAATCGACTCTTGAGGAGTCTGTGCGTCAGCTGCAAAGGATGCTCGACGATGCCAAATCGCAGCATCACAACAGTGCCAGCTCCAAGCGCTACATAAGCGATCTCGTGCAAATGGAACGCTCTCAAGCGGAG TTGGAGGTTAGACATCTTCGGGATGAATTGGATAGACAGCACGAGCGTGTGCGGGAGCTGCAACACGAGATGGCCCGGCGATTGGCGGATGAACGAGCAAGCGCTGAGCGACGGTACAATAGCCAAGTGGATCAGCTGGGCGGGGATCTGAGCAGCCAGTGGGAGCAGGTGGCAAAGCTGCAGATGGATCTGGAGCGTCAGAAACGCTACGAAACCGATCTAAAGCGCGATGTGGCCAATCGTAATTCTCAGATCGAGGAGCTGAAACTGGAGTTGCGCGGCAACCGGACCACATTCCTGGCAGACATGGCACAGGTCAATGCAGAGAAGCAATCGCTAGAACAGGAGATTACTTCGTTGCGTCTGCAGTTGGATCGAGCAGCACGTGAGACCAAAACGGAGGCAGCTCGTCTCAATGCGGAGATTAATTCCTTGCGCCAGCGTTTGGATCGCGGCGATGCTGATCTATTGCATTCGAAGCGAGAGGTTTTGCGCTTGAACGatgaaattgcaaatttggaGAAGGAG CTCGCTTATGGAGAGCTAAAGAATGAAATACGACCCACCAAAAAGGACTTGGACAAGAGAATTTCCGAAATGCAGGATAAGCATG CGGAAACGGTGAATGAACTCGAAGAAATGATAACATCTCAGAAGCAACTCATGGATAAACTGACGAATGAATGCAAAACGTTAACTGGCAAATTAGAGGATACAACATATAAGCACAA AGAGGAAATATCTGCTTTACAATCGAATCTAGAGTATTTATCTAACCGAATGTTGACCAATGAAGAACATATGAGTAAATTAGATACCACAGCACATGATTATACTAGCTTAGGCACAGGCAAAG CCGCATACGATTACCAGCCGTCCACATATGGCACAACAATTGAACCCATACAAAGCACCCCACAACTACACAACAACGCTGACGACGACTACAAGCCCAGCAGCTCCTACGGTTACGAAGCCACAACGCCGTCATCGGAACCAACTGCTCCAGTaccagcagcaccagcagcatcagcatcagatATCCTCGGAGTCGCCAGCAATACCAACGGCAACACAGCTGGTGGATCAACTGCAGCAACGCGCAagagcagcatcagcaatGGTAACGCCAATCTCTTGCCCGACAGCAGCCACAGTTATGGACTCAACGATAACGATGACGAAAATCTCAAAGACAACCTTGGCATGGgggaaaagcagcagcagcagcagcagctgcaacaggaGCTGGAGCAGCAACATGAACGACAACGCGAACGTGAACGTGAGGAACGAGATCGAGAGCTACAACAATTGCGTGAGCAGCGAGAGAAACGTGAACGGGAGCGTGAGCGTGAGCaaacagagcagcagcagcagcaagctcAGCACAACCGACGCTACAGCAATGCCGCTGAGCAGCAACCCTTGCAGCAaccccaaaaacaacaacaacaacaacaacaaccacaacaacaacagcagcagcagcaacttagCGATGCCAGCGTCTCCAATGCCGGCAGTGCCAACCTGGCCGCCTACAACACCGACTATAGTGCCTACGATCAGCAGCAGTACGATGCCAGTGCATACGATCCTAGCGCATATGCACAGCAGCCATACGATGCCCAGCAGTATGGCTACGATGCCAACGCGGCCTATGACTATAGCGGGGCCGACTATGCCCAGACTGGATATCAATATGATGCGACCCCAGAAGCAACCTCAGCCCCTGCCGACCCAACACAGCCGCAGACTCAGCAGCAGGGACAGTATCAGTCAACAGAGAGAGGCGGGTCGGATTACAGGAGATCCTCGCCGCCGACGACGTTGCCGGCAAATGCCACATCCCCAACGTCAGctgcagcaccagcaacagctgcgACAACAGCAGTCTCCGGTGCCGGAGCGAGCCGCTCACAACCGCGCTCGAGCAGCGGAGCTGTGGGGCCAACAGCTGCATCTGGAGCACTCGGCGGCAGCAGATCCACTCTGCCACAACAGTCTGCCCCGGCAGCCGCCGCCAAGAAGTAG
- the LOC132785916 gene encoding cingulin-like isoform X6: MKTENLFKYGAPLYNLKSTRAHSQSKPQSVGNANLTSLLTTGNLQALTQNRGSGYSDRESICSVSSAAGRVKRRSRNFSMKSSKGISKKSKTMDYTNYAYNEAVGRLKVMLADNSYVATPKVVGSASYLRNFNEDSGDNFSDNLSVIERPVFSDISKYLSPSQKSRMSTYRPKKSYTAGYLSASKENLASAPSTFPSNVPVTTMPTDSVQAPVEIFNFIEKQEDYIEQLEKESKYCRNELTNLLGKVKDVINENENLTENARSELAALGSGTAKPLAQQVPITTTSPSSDSDEHLIYAGRKTPSTPRKATLKVQPPRYASAPNIVYEARISELEAELMQANIDLKRVKTENDELKRKIAHTDPLSAVTTLGSVNCDTHRKQLELLQQDKSTLEESVRQLQRMLDDAKSQHHNSASSKRYISDLVQMERSQAELEVRHLRDELDRQHERVRELQHEMARRLADERASAERRYNSQVDQLGGDLSSQWEQVAKLQMDLERQKRYETDLKRDVANRNSQIEELKLELRGNRTTFLADMAQVNAEKQSLEQEITSLRLQLDRAARETKTEAARLNAEINSLRQRLDRGDADLLHSKREVLRLNDEIANLEKELAYGELKNEIRPTKKDLDKRISEMQDKHAETVNELEEMITSQKQLMDKLTNECKTLTGKLEDTTYKHNRIRLPAVHIWHNN, encoded by the exons atgaaaactgaaaatttgTTCAAGTACGGCGCCCCTTTGTACAACTTGAAAAGTACTCGCGCTCATTCACAGTCCAAACCGCAGAGTGTTGGCAACGCTAATTTGACATCGCTACTGACAACTGGCAATTTGCAAGCTCTGACGCAAAACCGCGGATCAGGGTACTCCGATAGGGAGAGTATCTGCAGCGTCAGCAGTGCAGCTGGCCGAGTTAAACGTCGGTCCag GAACTTCTCGATGAAGTCCTCGAAGGGCATTAGTAAGAAGTCCAAGACAATGGATTATACCAATTATGCGTATAATGAGGCTGTGGGTCGCCTGAAGGTAATGCTGGCGGATAACTCGTATGTAGCTACGCCCAAAGTTGTTGGCAGTGCCTCCTACCTGCGCAATTTCAATGAGGATTCAGGCGATAACTTCTCGGATAATTTATCg GTTATTGAACGTCCCGTCTTCTCGGACATTTCGAAGTATCTGTCACCCAGCCAGAAGTCGCGGATGAGCACTTATCGTCCGAAGAAGAGCTACACAGCGGGCTATCTCTCCGCTTCGAAGGAGAACCTAGCTAGTGCTCCCTCTACCTTTCCAAGCAACGTGCCAGTGACCACAATGCCCACCGACAGCGTTCAAGCTCCAGTCGaaatctttaattttattgagaAACAAGAGGATTACATAGAGCAATTGGAGAAGGAGTCCAAGTACTGTCGCAACGAATTGACCAATTTACTCGGTAAGGTCAAGGATGTCATTAATGAGAATGAAAACTTAACAGAAAATGCGCGTAGCGAGTTAGCGGCTCTTGGCAGTGGCACAGCAAAACCATTAGCTCAACAAGTACCGATTACCACTACCAGTCCGTCTTCGGATAGCGATGAGCACTTGATTTATGCCGGTCGCAAGACTCCCAGCACCCCGCGAAAGGCTACTTTGAAAGTACAACCTCCACGTTACGCCAGTGCTCCCAACATTGTCTATGAAGCTCGCATTAGTGAATTGGAAGCCGAATTAATGCAGGCTAACATAGATTTGAAGCGCGTTAAAACCGAAAATGATGAGCTTAAAAGAAAGATAGCTCACACGGATCCGCTCAGCGCTGTTACCACATTGGGAAGTGTCAACTGTGACACTCATCGAAAGCAGCTGGAGTTACTGCAACAGGACAAATCGACTCTTGAGGAGTCTGTGCGTCAGCTGCAAAGGATGCTCGACGATGCCAAATCGCAGCATCACAACAGTGCCAGCTCCAAGCGCTACATAAGCGATCTCGTGCAAATGGAACGCTCTCAAGCGGAG TTGGAGGTTAGACATCTTCGGGATGAATTGGATAGACAGCACGAGCGTGTGCGGGAGCTGCAACACGAGATGGCCCGGCGATTGGCGGATGAACGAGCAAGCGCTGAGCGACGGTACAATAGCCAAGTGGATCAGCTGGGCGGGGATCTGAGCAGCCAGTGGGAGCAGGTGGCAAAGCTGCAGATGGATCTGGAGCGTCAGAAACGCTACGAAACCGATCTAAAGCGCGATGTGGCCAATCGTAATTCTCAGATCGAGGAGCTGAAACTGGAGTTGCGCGGCAACCGGACCACATTCCTGGCAGACATGGCACAGGTCAATGCAGAGAAGCAATCGCTAGAACAGGAGATTACTTCGTTGCGTCTGCAGTTGGATCGAGCAGCACGTGAGACCAAAACGGAGGCAGCTCGTCTCAATGCGGAGATTAATTCCTTGCGCCAGCGTTTGGATCGCGGCGATGCTGATCTATTGCATTCGAAGCGAGAGGTTTTGCGCTTGAACGatgaaattgcaaatttggaGAAGGAG CTCGCTTATGGAGAGCTAAAGAATGAAATACGACCCACCAAAAAGGACTTGGACAAGAGAATTTCCGAAATGCAGGATAAGCATG CGGAAACGGTGAATGAACTCGAAGAAATGATAACATCTCAGAAGCAACTCATGGATAAACTGACGAATGAATGCAAAACGTTAACTGGCAAATTAGAGGATACAACATATAAGCACAA CCGCATACGATTACCAGCCGTCCACATATGGCACAACAATTGA
- the LOC132785916 gene encoding centrosomal protein of 290 kDa-like isoform X5, translating into MKTENLFKYGAPLYNLKSTRAHSQSKPQSVGNANLTSLLTTGNLQALTQNRGSGYSDRESICSVSSAAGRVKRRSRNFSMKSSKGISKKSKTMDYTNYAYNEAVGRLKVMLADNSYVATPKVVGSASYLRNFNEDSGDNFSDNLSVIERPVFSDISKYLSPSQKSRMSTYRPKKSYTAGYLSASKENLASAPSTFPSNVPVTTMPTDSVQAPVEIFNFIEKQEDYIEQLEKESKYCRNELTNLLGKVKDVINENENLTENARSELAALGSGTAKPLAQQVPITTTSPSSDSDEHLIYAGRKTPSTPRKATLKVQPPRYASAPNIVYEARISELEAELMQANIDLKRVKTENDELKRKIAHTDPLSAVTTLGSVNCDTHRKQLELLQQDKSTLEESVRQLQRMLDDAKSQHHNSASSKRYISDLVQMERSQAELEVRHLRDELDRQHERVRELQHEMARRLADERASAERRYNSQVDQLGGDLSSQWEQVAKLQMDLERQKRYETDLKRDVANRNSQIEELKLELRGNRTTFLADMAQVNAEKQSLEQEITSLRLQLDRAARETKTEAARLNAEINSLRQRLDRGDADLLHSKREVLRLNDEIANLEKELAYGELKNEIRPTKKDLDKRISEMQDKHAETVNELEEMITSQKQLMDKLTNECKTLTGKLEDTTYKHKEEISALQSNLEYLSNRMLTNEEHMSKLDTTAHDYTSLGTGKGPVTAPVTISNDSEADEPLEQQLS; encoded by the exons atgaaaactgaaaatttgTTCAAGTACGGCGCCCCTTTGTACAACTTGAAAAGTACTCGCGCTCATTCACAGTCCAAACCGCAGAGTGTTGGCAACGCTAATTTGACATCGCTACTGACAACTGGCAATTTGCAAGCTCTGACGCAAAACCGCGGATCAGGGTACTCCGATAGGGAGAGTATCTGCAGCGTCAGCAGTGCAGCTGGCCGAGTTAAACGTCGGTCCag GAACTTCTCGATGAAGTCCTCGAAGGGCATTAGTAAGAAGTCCAAGACAATGGATTATACCAATTATGCGTATAATGAGGCTGTGGGTCGCCTGAAGGTAATGCTGGCGGATAACTCGTATGTAGCTACGCCCAAAGTTGTTGGCAGTGCCTCCTACCTGCGCAATTTCAATGAGGATTCAGGCGATAACTTCTCGGATAATTTATCg GTTATTGAACGTCCCGTCTTCTCGGACATTTCGAAGTATCTGTCACCCAGCCAGAAGTCGCGGATGAGCACTTATCGTCCGAAGAAGAGCTACACAGCGGGCTATCTCTCCGCTTCGAAGGAGAACCTAGCTAGTGCTCCCTCTACCTTTCCAAGCAACGTGCCAGTGACCACAATGCCCACCGACAGCGTTCAAGCTCCAGTCGaaatctttaattttattgagaAACAAGAGGATTACATAGAGCAATTGGAGAAGGAGTCCAAGTACTGTCGCAACGAATTGACCAATTTACTCGGTAAGGTCAAGGATGTCATTAATGAGAATGAAAACTTAACAGAAAATGCGCGTAGCGAGTTAGCGGCTCTTGGCAGTGGCACAGCAAAACCATTAGCTCAACAAGTACCGATTACCACTACCAGTCCGTCTTCGGATAGCGATGAGCACTTGATTTATGCCGGTCGCAAGACTCCCAGCACCCCGCGAAAGGCTACTTTGAAAGTACAACCTCCACGTTACGCCAGTGCTCCCAACATTGTCTATGAAGCTCGCATTAGTGAATTGGAAGCCGAATTAATGCAGGCTAACATAGATTTGAAGCGCGTTAAAACCGAAAATGATGAGCTTAAAAGAAAGATAGCTCACACGGATCCGCTCAGCGCTGTTACCACATTGGGAAGTGTCAACTGTGACACTCATCGAAAGCAGCTGGAGTTACTGCAACAGGACAAATCGACTCTTGAGGAGTCTGTGCGTCAGCTGCAAAGGATGCTCGACGATGCCAAATCGCAGCATCACAACAGTGCCAGCTCCAAGCGCTACATAAGCGATCTCGTGCAAATGGAACGCTCTCAAGCGGAG TTGGAGGTTAGACATCTTCGGGATGAATTGGATAGACAGCACGAGCGTGTGCGGGAGCTGCAACACGAGATGGCCCGGCGATTGGCGGATGAACGAGCAAGCGCTGAGCGACGGTACAATAGCCAAGTGGATCAGCTGGGCGGGGATCTGAGCAGCCAGTGGGAGCAGGTGGCAAAGCTGCAGATGGATCTGGAGCGTCAGAAACGCTACGAAACCGATCTAAAGCGCGATGTGGCCAATCGTAATTCTCAGATCGAGGAGCTGAAACTGGAGTTGCGCGGCAACCGGACCACATTCCTGGCAGACATGGCACAGGTCAATGCAGAGAAGCAATCGCTAGAACAGGAGATTACTTCGTTGCGTCTGCAGTTGGATCGAGCAGCACGTGAGACCAAAACGGAGGCAGCTCGTCTCAATGCGGAGATTAATTCCTTGCGCCAGCGTTTGGATCGCGGCGATGCTGATCTATTGCATTCGAAGCGAGAGGTTTTGCGCTTGAACGatgaaattgcaaatttggaGAAGGAG CTCGCTTATGGAGAGCTAAAGAATGAAATACGACCCACCAAAAAGGACTTGGACAAGAGAATTTCCGAAATGCAGGATAAGCATG CGGAAACGGTGAATGAACTCGAAGAAATGATAACATCTCAGAAGCAACTCATGGATAAACTGACGAATGAATGCAAAACGTTAACTGGCAAATTAGAGGATACAACATATAAGCACAA AGAGGAAATATCTGCTTTACAATCGAATCTAGAGTATTTATCTAACCGAATGTTGACCAATGAAGAACATATGAGTAAATTAGATACCACAGCACATGATTATACTAGCTTAGGCACAGGCAAAG GGCCAGTGACAGCGCCAGTAACAATTTCAAACGACTCGGAAGCTGATGAACCGCTGGAGCAACAGCTCAGTTAa
- the LOC132785916 gene encoding uncharacterized protein LOC132785916 isoform X4 has protein sequence MKTENLFKYGAPLYNLKSTRAHSQSKPQSVGNANLTSLLTTGNLQALTQNRGSGYSDRESICSVSSAAGRVKRRSRNFSMKSSKGISKKSKTMDYTNYAYNEAVGRLKVMLADNSYVATPKVVGSASYLRNFNEDSGDNFSDNLSVIERPVFSDISKYLSPSQKSRMSTYRPKKSYTAGYLSASKENLASAPSTFPSNVPVTTMPTDSVQAPVEIFNFIEKQEDYIEQLEKESKYCRNELTNLLGKVKDVINENENLTENARSELAALGSGTAKPLAQQVPITTTSPSSDSDEHLIYAGRKTPSTPRKATLKVQPPRYASAPNIVYEARISELEAELMQANIDLKRVKTENDELKRKIAHTDPLSAVTTLGSVNCDTHRKQLELLQQDKSTLEESVRQLQRMLDDAKSQHHNSASSKRYISDLVQMERSQAELEVRHLRDELDRQHERVRELQHEMARRLADERASAERRYNSQVDQLGGDLSSQWEQVAKLQMDLERQKRYETDLKRDVANRNSQIEELKLELRGNRTTFLADMAQVNAEKQSLEQEITSLRLQLDRAARETKTEAARLNAEINSLRQRLDRGDADLLHSKREVLRLNDEIANLEKELAYGELKNEIRPTKKDLDKRISEMQDKHAETVNELEEMITSQKQLMDKLTNECKTLTGKLEDTTYKHNEEKLQLRDTNEQLMARLRQIWSKYKTQIFNNGNSVNEVSSEEATANDDLIFSPIMHNLEMLQRGNICFTIESRVFI, from the exons atgaaaactgaaaatttgTTCAAGTACGGCGCCCCTTTGTACAACTTGAAAAGTACTCGCGCTCATTCACAGTCCAAACCGCAGAGTGTTGGCAACGCTAATTTGACATCGCTACTGACAACTGGCAATTTGCAAGCTCTGACGCAAAACCGCGGATCAGGGTACTCCGATAGGGAGAGTATCTGCAGCGTCAGCAGTGCAGCTGGCCGAGTTAAACGTCGGTCCag GAACTTCTCGATGAAGTCCTCGAAGGGCATTAGTAAGAAGTCCAAGACAATGGATTATACCAATTATGCGTATAATGAGGCTGTGGGTCGCCTGAAGGTAATGCTGGCGGATAACTCGTATGTAGCTACGCCCAAAGTTGTTGGCAGTGCCTCCTACCTGCGCAATTTCAATGAGGATTCAGGCGATAACTTCTCGGATAATTTATCg GTTATTGAACGTCCCGTCTTCTCGGACATTTCGAAGTATCTGTCACCCAGCCAGAAGTCGCGGATGAGCACTTATCGTCCGAAGAAGAGCTACACAGCGGGCTATCTCTCCGCTTCGAAGGAGAACCTAGCTAGTGCTCCCTCTACCTTTCCAAGCAACGTGCCAGTGACCACAATGCCCACCGACAGCGTTCAAGCTCCAGTCGaaatctttaattttattgagaAACAAGAGGATTACATAGAGCAATTGGAGAAGGAGTCCAAGTACTGTCGCAACGAATTGACCAATTTACTCGGTAAGGTCAAGGATGTCATTAATGAGAATGAAAACTTAACAGAAAATGCGCGTAGCGAGTTAGCGGCTCTTGGCAGTGGCACAGCAAAACCATTAGCTCAACAAGTACCGATTACCACTACCAGTCCGTCTTCGGATAGCGATGAGCACTTGATTTATGCCGGTCGCAAGACTCCCAGCACCCCGCGAAAGGCTACTTTGAAAGTACAACCTCCACGTTACGCCAGTGCTCCCAACATTGTCTATGAAGCTCGCATTAGTGAATTGGAAGCCGAATTAATGCAGGCTAACATAGATTTGAAGCGCGTTAAAACCGAAAATGATGAGCTTAAAAGAAAGATAGCTCACACGGATCCGCTCAGCGCTGTTACCACATTGGGAAGTGTCAACTGTGACACTCATCGAAAGCAGCTGGAGTTACTGCAACAGGACAAATCGACTCTTGAGGAGTCTGTGCGTCAGCTGCAAAGGATGCTCGACGATGCCAAATCGCAGCATCACAACAGTGCCAGCTCCAAGCGCTACATAAGCGATCTCGTGCAAATGGAACGCTCTCAAGCGGAG TTGGAGGTTAGACATCTTCGGGATGAATTGGATAGACAGCACGAGCGTGTGCGGGAGCTGCAACACGAGATGGCCCGGCGATTGGCGGATGAACGAGCAAGCGCTGAGCGACGGTACAATAGCCAAGTGGATCAGCTGGGCGGGGATCTGAGCAGCCAGTGGGAGCAGGTGGCAAAGCTGCAGATGGATCTGGAGCGTCAGAAACGCTACGAAACCGATCTAAAGCGCGATGTGGCCAATCGTAATTCTCAGATCGAGGAGCTGAAACTGGAGTTGCGCGGCAACCGGACCACATTCCTGGCAGACATGGCACAGGTCAATGCAGAGAAGCAATCGCTAGAACAGGAGATTACTTCGTTGCGTCTGCAGTTGGATCGAGCAGCACGTGAGACCAAAACGGAGGCAGCTCGTCTCAATGCGGAGATTAATTCCTTGCGCCAGCGTTTGGATCGCGGCGATGCTGATCTATTGCATTCGAAGCGAGAGGTTTTGCGCTTGAACGatgaaattgcaaatttggaGAAGGAG CTCGCTTATGGAGAGCTAAAGAATGAAATACGACCCACCAAAAAGGACTTGGACAAGAGAATTTCCGAAATGCAGGATAAGCATG CGGAAACGGTGAATGAACTCGAAGAAATGATAACATCTCAGAAGCAACTCATGGATAAACTGACGAATGAATGCAAAACGTTAACTGGCAAATTAGAGGATACAACATATAAGCACAA TGAAGAAAAGCTACAATTACGCGATACAAATGAACAGTTAATGGCGCGTCTTAGGCAAATTTGGTCCAAATACAAAactcaaatatttaacaatggCAATAGTGTTAATGAGGTCAGTTCTGAGGAGGCAACTGCAAATGACGATCTCATTTTTTCACCTATAATGCACAACTTAGAGATGTTGCAG AGAGGAAATATCTGCTTTACAATCGAATCTAGAGTATTTATCTAA